Proteins from one Polymorphobacter megasporae genomic window:
- a CDS encoding c-type cytochrome: protein MAGLVIARVVILLVGLAAASPSLADAAAGQKVFQSQCSTCHAVTSGTMKIGPSLYAIVGRAAGTETGYRYSPAMTKSGLTWTSAELHTYLAAPRKAVPGTKMTYAGVKDPAKLDDVVAYLETVK, encoded by the coding sequence ATGGCTGGCCTTGTAATCGCACGCGTCGTCATCCTCCTCGTGGGGCTCGCCGCAGCGTCACCATCGCTTGCCGATGCCGCGGCGGGACAAAAGGTGTTCCAAAGCCAATGCTCGACCTGTCATGCCGTGACGAGCGGCACGATGAAGATTGGGCCCAGCCTGTACGCCATTGTCGGCCGGGCCGCAGGGACGGAGACGGGGTATCGGTATAGCCCGGCGATGACAAAGTCGGGCCTGACTTGGACGTCGGCGGAGCTGCACACCTACCTCGCCGCACCGCGAAAGGCGGTACCAGGCACCAAGATGACCTACGCCGGGGTGAAGGATCCCGCCAAACTTGACGATGTCGTCGCCTACCTGGAAACCGTGAAGTGA
- a CDS encoding IS5 family transposase, producing the protein MPWTDTARRQHMRKGGRYPSDLRDAEWALIEPLFPAARSGGRRRTTCLRAVMDAIMYIASSGCAWRMLPKCFPATSTVRGYFYSWRDSGLLTTINHLLVMAAREQAGREASPSAGVIDSQSVKTTESGGICGYDAGKKVKGRKRHIITDTCGFLVFILVHAADIQDRDGAVDVLKAIRFRFPFLRHVFADGGYAGDKLKAALEGHGSWTLEIIKRSDTAKGFVLLPRRWVVERTFAWLGRCRRLAKDWERSIESATAWATIASIRMLTRRIARLSTH; encoded by the coding sequence TTGCCTTGGACTGATACCGCTCGCCGTCAGCATATGCGCAAGGGGGGGCGCTATCCAAGCGATTTACGGGATGCGGAATGGGCGTTGATCGAGCCGCTGTTTCCGGCAGCCCGCAGCGGCGGGCGTCGTCGCACGACCTGCCTTCGGGCGGTGATGGATGCGATCATGTATATTGCGTCGAGCGGTTGCGCCTGGCGGATGCTGCCCAAATGCTTTCCGGCGACGTCGACAGTGCGCGGCTATTTCTACAGCTGGCGGGATAGTGGGCTGCTGACGACAATCAACCACTTGCTGGTAATGGCAGCACGCGAACAGGCCGGCCGCGAGGCCTCACCCAGTGCTGGCGTTATCGACAGCCAATCGGTCAAAACAACGGAAAGCGGCGGAATTTGCGGCTATGACGCCGGCAAGAAGGTGAAGGGCCGCAAACGCCATATCATCACCGATACCTGCGGCTTTCTGGTGTTTATCCTGGTCCATGCCGCCGACATTCAGGACCGCGACGGCGCTGTCGATGTCCTCAAAGCCATCCGTTTCCGTTTCCCGTTCCTGCGCCATGTGTTTGCCGATGGTGGCTATGCCGGTGACAAACTCAAGGCCGCGCTTGAAGGCCATGGCAGCTGGACCCTCGAAATCATCAAGCGCTCCGATACCGCCAAGGGCTTTGTGCTTTTGCCCCGCCGTTGGGTTGTCGAGCGGACCTTCGCGTGGCTGGGCCGCTGCCGACGTCTCGCCAAAGACTGGGAGCGATCCATCGAAAGCGCCACGGCATGGGCAACCATCGCCAGCATCCGAATGCTCACACGCAGAATCGCAAGGCTCTCAACTCATTGA
- a CDS encoding cytochrome ubiquinol oxidase subunit I, which yields MFDNASAIDLARAQFAFTISFHFIFPALSIGLASYLAVLEALWLRTGREVYLTLFKYWLKIFAIAFGMGVVSGIVMAYQFGTNWAVFSDKAGPVIGPLMAYEVLTAFFLEAGFLGVMLFGMERVGRKLHFTATLAVAAGTFISAFWIIVVNSWMQTPQGYGVNAHGQFIPLDWWVVIFNPSMPYRLVHTVLGAYLTVAFVVGGVGAWHLLRERHHREGPSESTRVMFSMAMWMAAIVAPLQIVAGHTQGENTLAYQPAKIAAMEGDYRSYPHGAPLTLFGIPDQANGVMRHAVEIPLLGSLVLKNDLHAPIAGLDAFPRRDWAPVNIVFWTFRIMVAIGVGMAALGLWSLVARATGNLYGWPWMHRFAVLMGPTGFVAVIAGWATTESGRQPFTVFHLLRTAQSVSPLQAPAVASSLIAFVLVYFAVFGTGTWFILKLMGHSPHPGESGPSRGDVTRTAGITPAPQLDPSILSPAE from the coding sequence ATGTTCGATAATGCGTCGGCGATCGACCTCGCGCGGGCACAGTTCGCGTTCACGATCTCATTCCACTTCATCTTTCCGGCGCTGTCGATCGGGCTGGCGAGCTATCTCGCGGTCCTTGAAGCGCTGTGGCTGCGGACCGGACGCGAGGTCTATCTAACGCTGTTCAAATATTGGCTGAAGATCTTCGCCATCGCCTTCGGAATGGGCGTCGTTTCGGGCATCGTCATGGCGTACCAGTTCGGCACCAACTGGGCGGTGTTCTCCGATAAGGCGGGGCCGGTGATCGGGCCGCTGATGGCCTACGAAGTGCTGACCGCCTTCTTCCTCGAGGCCGGCTTCCTCGGCGTCATGCTGTTCGGCATGGAGCGAGTCGGACGCAAATTGCACTTCACCGCGACGCTCGCGGTCGCGGCCGGCACCTTCATCTCGGCGTTCTGGATCATCGTCGTCAATTCGTGGATGCAGACGCCGCAGGGCTATGGAGTCAACGCACATGGCCAATTCATCCCGCTCGACTGGTGGGTGGTGATCTTCAACCCGTCGATGCCGTACCGATTGGTGCACACCGTCCTCGGGGCCTATCTGACTGTCGCCTTCGTCGTCGGCGGGGTCGGCGCATGGCACCTGCTGCGCGAGCGCCATCACCGCGAAGGTCCGAGCGAAAGCACCCGCGTCATGTTCTCGATGGCGATGTGGATGGCGGCGATCGTCGCGCCGCTGCAGATCGTCGCCGGCCACACCCAGGGCGAGAACACGCTCGCCTACCAGCCGGCAAAGATCGCCGCGATGGAAGGCGACTACCGCAGTTATCCGCACGGCGCGCCGCTGACGCTGTTCGGCATTCCGGATCAGGCAAACGGCGTCATGCGCCACGCGGTCGAGATTCCCCTGCTCGGCTCACTGGTCCTGAAGAACGACCTGCATGCCCCGATCGCCGGTCTCGACGCCTTTCCGCGCCGCGATTGGGCCCCGGTCAACATCGTTTTCTGGACGTTTCGCATCATGGTCGCCATCGGCGTCGGCATGGCCGCGCTCGGGCTGTGGAGCCTCGTCGCGCGGGCGACGGGCAATCTCTACGGCTGGCCGTGGATGCACCGCTTCGCCGTGCTGATGGGGCCGACCGGCTTCGTCGCGGTGATCGCCGGCTGGGCGACGACCGAAAGCGGGCGGCAGCCGTTCACCGTCTTCCACCTGCTGCGGACGGCGCAGTCGGTGTCGCCGCTGCAAGCGCCGGCGGTGGCGTCGTCGTTGATCGCCTTCGTTCTCGTCTATTTCGCAGTGTTCGGCACCGGCACATGGTTCATTCTCAAGCTGATGGGGCACTCACCGCATCCGGGCGAGAGCGGACCGTCTCGCGGCGACGTTACCCGTACTGCCGGCATCACGCCGGCCCCTCAGCTCGATCCCTCGATCCTGAGCCCGGCAGAATAG
- a CDS encoding NRAMP family divalent metal transporter yields the protein MTPSIKNGGPRSHSAPAFAATLSATHATTLLRTLGPGLVTGAADDDPSGIATYSQVGAQFGYGLAWTMLFSFPLQAVFQEVCARIGAVTGVGIAHNLRRHYPLWLLRSAVLLLLIANVINLGADLGAMGAAAQLLIGGSGLLYTVLFGIACILLETFLSYARYSQVLKWLTLSLFAYVAVVFAAHVHWSTALFYTMVPHLTFDRPHATALVAVLGTTISPYLFFWQSSQEVEEGRRRHVQPLGLRPRTAAGELARIRTDTVVGMGVSNLIALFIILATAATLHAAGITNIQTSSQAAEALRPIAGPFTFFVFAAGIIGTGMLAVPVLAGSAAYAVAEVFHWKGGLDSRFSQARAFYGTIAAATLAGVALNFTALDPIKALYWAAVVNGVLAAPLMVVIMLIATKPKIMGQFILPLSMRVVGWLATSVMATATIGLFLIN from the coding sequence ATGACGCCAAGTATAAAAAATGGCGGACCCCGATCTCACTCAGCGCCGGCGTTCGCTGCGACGTTATCGGCGACGCACGCCACAACGCTCTTGCGCACGTTGGGGCCGGGTCTTGTCACCGGCGCAGCCGACGACGATCCGAGCGGGATCGCGACATACAGCCAAGTCGGCGCGCAGTTCGGGTACGGCCTGGCGTGGACCATGCTGTTCAGTTTCCCGCTGCAGGCGGTGTTCCAGGAGGTCTGCGCGCGCATTGGCGCGGTGACCGGCGTCGGCATCGCCCATAACCTGCGGCGGCACTACCCTCTATGGCTGCTGCGGTCGGCGGTCCTGCTGCTGCTGATCGCCAACGTCATAAACCTCGGGGCCGATCTCGGGGCGATGGGTGCCGCTGCGCAGCTGCTGATCGGCGGGTCGGGCTTGCTCTACACGGTGCTGTTCGGGATAGCCTGCATCCTGCTCGAAACATTCCTCAGCTATGCACGCTACTCCCAAGTGCTGAAGTGGCTGACGCTGTCGTTGTTTGCCTATGTCGCGGTCGTATTTGCCGCGCACGTACACTGGAGCACAGCGCTATTTTATACGATGGTCCCGCATCTAACGTTCGACAGACCCCATGCTACAGCGCTGGTTGCGGTTCTCGGCACAACGATTAGCCCCTATCTGTTTTTCTGGCAAAGCTCCCAGGAGGTCGAGGAAGGTCGACGCCGCCATGTTCAACCGTTGGGCCTCCGGCCTCGCACCGCTGCGGGCGAGCTTGCGCGCATCCGCACCGATACGGTCGTCGGCATGGGTGTCTCCAACCTCATCGCGCTGTTCATCATCCTGGCAACGGCCGCTACGCTGCACGCTGCCGGCATCACCAATATTCAGACCTCGTCGCAAGCGGCCGAAGCCCTGCGCCCAATAGCAGGCCCGTTCACATTCTTCGTCTTTGCCGCCGGGATCATCGGCACCGGAATGCTCGCCGTTCCGGTCCTTGCGGGTTCAGCTGCCTATGCCGTCGCCGAAGTCTTCCATTGGAAAGGAGGCCTAGACAGCCGATTTTCGCAAGCTCGCGCTTTCTACGGGACGATCGCTGCGGCGACGCTGGCCGGGGTCGCGCTCAATTTTACAGCGCTCGATCCTATCAAGGCGCTCTACTGGGCAGCCGTTGTCAACGGCGTGCTCGCCGCGCCGCTGATGGTGGTCATCATGCTCATCGCGACCAAGCCTAAAATTATGGGGCAATTTATTCTTCCGCTATCGATGCGTGTCGTCGGTTGGCTAGCAACGTCGGTAATGGCAACTGCAACAATCGGACTTTTCTTGATAAATTGA
- a CDS encoding NAD-dependent epimerase/dehydratase family protein: MKILVTGGSGFLGARLIPKLVADGHDVLALSRSAASVQKVKALGASPVAGDLEQPNALSLPPIDAVIHAAAVFRFAGAREPYFRTNVTGTRALLQAAETAGAGSFLYVSAGAVVMDDRGSPVHNVDESAPTYPNSFSAYIGSKAQGEAAVLRANKPGFRTIAIRPPAIWGPGDAFSHAIPEAIGSGHFAFIGRGDYPVITCHVDNVIEALQCALERGAGGRTYWVADQERINFRDFIGGLADLQGLSIEKIRSMPYGLAFAIGRIMEIGAALSFSKKDPPLSRTMVRMIGREFTASDAAARSELGYVAKVSREEGLAMYRS, translated from the coding sequence ATGAAAATATTGGTTACTGGTGGCTCGGGCTTTCTCGGCGCACGGCTGATTCCAAAGCTGGTGGCGGACGGTCATGACGTGCTGGCGCTCTCACGATCGGCGGCGTCGGTTCAAAAAGTGAAAGCGCTGGGTGCGTCGCCAGTTGCGGGCGATCTTGAACAGCCCAACGCACTTTCACTGCCACCCATCGATGCGGTGATCCACGCGGCGGCCGTCTTCCGATTTGCCGGGGCGCGCGAGCCGTATTTCCGAACGAATGTGACCGGCACCCGCGCGCTGCTGCAGGCAGCGGAGACGGCAGGGGCGGGCTCGTTCCTCTATGTCAGCGCCGGCGCTGTAGTCATGGATGATCGAGGTTCACCCGTTCATAACGTCGACGAAAGCGCGCCGACCTACCCGAACAGCTTCTCGGCCTATATTGGCAGCAAGGCGCAAGGTGAGGCCGCTGTGCTAAGGGCAAACAAACCCGGTTTTCGCACGATCGCAATCCGACCCCCAGCCATCTGGGGACCGGGCGATGCCTTCAGTCATGCGATACCCGAGGCGATCGGATCGGGCCACTTCGCTTTCATCGGGCGTGGCGACTATCCGGTCATAACCTGCCACGTCGATAACGTGATCGAGGCTCTGCAATGTGCGCTTGAACGCGGCGCAGGCGGGCGCACTTATTGGGTGGCGGATCAAGAGCGGATAAACTTTCGCGACTTCATCGGCGGCCTTGCGGATCTGCAAGGGCTATCCATCGAGAAAATTCGCTCGATGCCCTATGGACTGGCTTTCGCCATTGGCCGGATCATGGAAATTGGGGCGGCGTTGTCTTTCTCCAAGAAAGACCCTCCCTTGTCGCGTACCATGGTCCGGATGATCGGACGAGAGTTTACGGCCAGCGATGCCGCCGCGCGGAGCGAACTTGGCTATGTCGCCAAGGTGTCCCGCGAGGAAGGCCTCGCAATGTATCGGTCGTGA
- a CDS encoding PEPxxWA-CTERM sorting domain-containing protein — protein MSLRLQNFLIAGFMLSGSALASAASMVVVNANNDLYNANGVVFDGTAPQSINVAGLSSITFSVSKGSTVTVNGGTLNDADGIGSLSGEYNTGGASISGISSPTAGFIAGVFEGSSIGMTTPAALNFTVGGTSFGSLSPLLQQSFFIGDGRTGDAAGATQTFYVPTGAKTLYLGLTDACGYSGSPSCFGDNSGVFTVTANGTGPVVGGVPEPTTWALLLTGFGCVGYASRRRVKAQVAA, from the coding sequence ATGTCGTTACGGTTGCAGAATTTCTTGATAGCAGGTTTCATGCTGAGTGGCAGCGCGCTTGCATCCGCCGCTTCCATGGTCGTCGTCAACGCTAACAATGACCTCTACAACGCAAACGGGGTCGTCTTCGACGGTACGGCGCCGCAGTCAATCAATGTCGCGGGGCTCAGCTCTATCACCTTCAGCGTTTCGAAGGGTTCGACCGTAACGGTAAACGGAGGGACGCTGAACGACGCCGACGGCATCGGGTCGCTGTCAGGCGAATATAATACCGGCGGTGCCAGTATATCTGGGATCTCGTCGCCCACCGCGGGCTTCATTGCCGGCGTGTTTGAGGGTTCCAGCATCGGCATGACCACGCCGGCGGCGCTCAACTTCACAGTCGGCGGAACGAGTTTTGGGTCGCTGTCACCCTTGTTGCAGCAATCATTCTTTATTGGTGATGGACGGACTGGCGACGCTGCCGGTGCCACTCAGACCTTCTATGTACCGACGGGAGCTAAGACGCTCTATCTGGGCCTGACCGACGCCTGCGGCTATTCGGGTAGTCCGAGTTGCTTCGGCGATAACTCCGGTGTGTTCACCGTCACCGCAAATGGAACTGGTCCGGTCGTGGGCGGCGTGCCAGAGCCCACGACCTGGGCGCTACTGCTCACCGGCTTCGGCTGCGTCGGCTATGCCTCGCGGCGACGGGTCAAGGCGCAGGTGGCCGCCTAA
- a CDS encoding DUF2474 family protein: MRTRVLPPGLKRWLWFVGLWAAGVATVGVVSLILRAWIGHG; this comes from the coding sequence TTGAGGACGCGGGTTCTGCCACCGGGGCTAAAGCGCTGGCTGTGGTTCGTCGGCTTGTGGGCGGCGGGCGTCGCGACGGTCGGCGTCGTGTCGCTGATCCTGCGCGCCTGGATCGGGCACGGGTGA
- a CDS encoding BON domain-containing protein codes for MASAIGGYADRAKRLEYDAAICSRSLPHRRLKLPVGRFRGYHLFSGRRSLAVQLPVPGERCRRRAMMSDTLLRDTVQIELGWEPRLDAGNIGVTAKSGVVTLTGNVPSYAEKYAAEIATRRVKGVKAVAEELEVHLPFSVKRDDRDIASAIVNRFAWDTQVPHDRVKATVEKGRVVLTGQVDWQFQNESAKDHVRYLFGVVGVSNQLTLKPRVETEHVSDDIDHALGRSWFFDPETIHVTAEGGKVRLTGTARTPHDRMLAGSTAWAAPGATSVENDIVVV; via the coding sequence ATGGCGTCAGCCATCGGAGGTTACGCAGACAGAGCAAAACGACTGGAGTATGACGCTGCAATTTGCTCACGCTCACTTCCGCACCGGCGACTGAAGTTGCCTGTGGGTAGATTCCGAGGGTACCACCTCTTCTCCGGAAGGCGCTCTCTCGCAGTGCAGCTCCCCGTACCAGGCGAGCGATGCAGGAGACGTGCGATGATGAGCGACACGCTATTGCGCGACACTGTCCAGATTGAGCTTGGCTGGGAGCCGCGGCTTGATGCCGGCAATATCGGTGTGACCGCCAAGTCGGGCGTCGTTACGCTTACCGGCAACGTCCCCAGCTACGCCGAAAAATATGCTGCCGAAATCGCGACGCGGCGGGTCAAGGGTGTCAAGGCCGTCGCCGAGGAACTCGAAGTCCATCTTCCATTTTCGGTCAAGCGCGACGATCGGGATATCGCATCTGCGATCGTCAACCGCTTCGCCTGGGACACGCAGGTACCGCATGACCGCGTCAAGGCGACAGTCGAGAAAGGTCGGGTCGTGCTGACCGGTCAGGTCGATTGGCAGTTTCAGAACGAATCGGCCAAAGATCACGTTCGCTATCTCTTCGGGGTCGTCGGCGTCTCCAATCAGCTGACATTGAAGCCGCGGGTCGAGACCGAGCACGTGAGTGATGATATCGATCATGCCTTGGGCCGGTCGTGGTTCTTCGATCCGGAAACCATTCATGTCACCGCCGAAGGTGGTAAAGTCCGATTGACTGGGACTGCGCGCACGCCGCACGACCGGATGCTTGCCGGATCGACAGCATGGGCCGCACCAGGGGCCACCTCGGTCGAGAATGATATCGTCGTCGTCTGA
- a CDS encoding type 1 glutamine amidotransferase domain-containing protein, whose product MNILVILTSHPDLGNTGKKTGFWLEELAAPYYVFTDAGAVVTLASPRGGQPPLDPKSAEPDAATASTRRFNADAMATAALATTHKLADVTIADYDAVFYPGGHGPLWDLTNDPVSVALIEGMLAAGKPVAAVCHAPGVLRDVKNQDRTSLIAGKNVTGFTDTEEAAVGLTGIVPFLVEDMLKAKGGHYTKAADWAVHVVEDGLLITGQNPASSAKAAEMLLRKIG is encoded by the coding sequence ATGAATATCCTCGTCATCCTCACTTCACACCCCGATCTTGGCAATACGGGCAAGAAAACCGGGTTTTGGCTCGAAGAGCTGGCGGCACCCTATTATGTCTTCACGGACGCCGGGGCGGTGGTAACGCTGGCCTCGCCGCGCGGTGGACAGCCGCCACTTGATCCCAAGAGCGCCGAGCCCGATGCCGCGACGGCGTCCACACGGCGGTTCAATGCCGATGCGATGGCAACAGCGGCGCTGGCCACGACCCACAAACTGGCCGACGTCACGATCGCCGACTATGACGCGGTGTTCTATCCCGGCGGTCATGGCCCGCTGTGGGATTTGACGAACGATCCGGTGTCGGTCGCGCTGATCGAAGGCATGCTTGCCGCTGGCAAGCCGGTGGCGGCCGTCTGCCACGCGCCAGGGGTACTTCGCGACGTCAAGAACCAGGACCGCACGTCGTTGATCGCGGGCAAGAACGTCACCGGCTTCACCGACACGGAGGAAGCTGCCGTCGGACTGACCGGCATTGTGCCATTTCTTGTGGAGGATATGCTAAAGGCGAAGGGCGGCCATTACACGAAAGCTGCCGATTGGGCGGTTCATGTGGTTGAGGACGGCCTGTTAATTACCGGTCAAAACCCAGCATCGTCGGCCAAGGCTGCCGAGATGCTTCTGCGAAAAATCGGGTGA
- a CDS encoding TetR/AcrR family transcriptional regulator, whose product MTTREKLLAVALQALEKEGEAQFSTRAVCALAGVSAPTLYHHFGSADGLLSAAMTEAFRQFLERKKAAVISPDPETALRQGWDDYVGFAADRPRLYAAMIARVMLGVRIPAAEEARQLLNHQIAAIAAEGRLGMSSSDAAADLAWAIAHAAALLHVTAVDRKPEPEVIAALRDYALQTICKPRQKKLLT is encoded by the coding sequence ATGACGACACGCGAGAAACTGCTAGCGGTAGCGTTACAAGCGCTTGAAAAAGAGGGCGAAGCCCAGTTTTCGACGCGCGCGGTTTGCGCCTTGGCGGGCGTCAGCGCGCCGACGCTCTACCACCACTTCGGCAGCGCCGATGGCCTCCTGAGTGCCGCGATGACGGAAGCCTTCCGCCAGTTTCTCGAGCGGAAGAAAGCGGCGGTGATATCGCCTGATCCAGAAACCGCGTTAAGGCAGGGCTGGGACGATTATGTCGGCTTCGCAGCGGATCGCCCGCGCCTGTACGCGGCGATGATCGCCCGTGTGATGCTCGGCGTGCGCATTCCGGCGGCGGAAGAGGCGCGCCAGCTTCTAAACCACCAGATCGCCGCGATCGCCGCCGAAGGTCGACTGGGGATGTCCTCGTCCGACGCAGCAGCCGATCTCGCCTGGGCAATAGCCCACGCTGCCGCGCTGCTGCATGTGACAGCGGTCGATCGCAAACCCGAACCCGAAGTGATCGCCGCCCTCCGCGATTATGCGCTTCAAACCATCTGCAAACCTCGCCAGAAGAAATTGCTCACATGA
- the cydB gene encoding cytochrome d ubiquinol oxidase subunit II has translation MNIDLTIVWAGIIAFAVFAYVIMDGFDLGIGILFPWIARGEARNAAINSVAPVWDGNETWLVLGGGGLLAAFPLAYAVIMPAVYVPIIAMLLGLVFRGVAFEFRARTGRLWIWDAAFAFGSTVAALAQGITLGAILQGITVHGRGYGGGWWDWLTPFSLLTGIAVVIGYGLLGTCWLIYRTEGALQERCYRLAPWLGGATLAAVVAVSAATPFLSYNYYDRWLRAPGIYLTAPVPILVGVAALLFVRSLSRRAELVPFLLALGVFLLSFVGLGISMFPYLVPPSITIWDAAAPPASQIFMLVGVGIMVPVILAYTGYAYWVFRGKVGHEGYH, from the coding sequence ATGAACATCGACCTCACCATCGTCTGGGCCGGCATCATCGCGTTCGCGGTGTTCGCCTACGTCATCATGGACGGCTTCGACCTTGGCATCGGCATTCTGTTCCCGTGGATCGCCAGGGGCGAGGCGCGCAACGCAGCGATCAACTCGGTCGCCCCGGTTTGGGACGGCAACGAGACGTGGCTGGTGCTCGGCGGCGGCGGACTGCTCGCAGCGTTCCCGCTCGCCTATGCGGTAATCATGCCGGCCGTCTATGTGCCAATTATCGCGATGCTGCTCGGGCTGGTGTTCCGCGGTGTCGCGTTCGAGTTCCGTGCGCGCACCGGCCGACTGTGGATCTGGGACGCGGCGTTTGCCTTCGGCTCGACGGTGGCGGCGCTTGCACAGGGTATCACGCTCGGCGCGATCCTGCAGGGAATCACCGTTCACGGCCGCGGTTACGGCGGCGGCTGGTGGGACTGGCTGACGCCGTTCAGCCTGCTGACGGGTATCGCGGTCGTCATCGGCTACGGTCTGCTCGGCACGTGCTGGTTGATCTATCGGACGGAAGGAGCGTTGCAGGAGCGGTGCTACCGGCTCGCGCCGTGGCTCGGCGGAGCGACGCTGGCAGCGGTCGTCGCCGTCAGCGCGGCGACGCCGTTCCTCAGCTACAACTATTACGATCGCTGGCTGCGCGCACCGGGCATCTACCTGACCGCGCCCGTCCCGATCCTCGTCGGCGTTGCCGCGCTACTGTTCGTCCGCAGCCTGTCGCGGCGGGCCGAACTCGTCCCGTTCCTGCTCGCGCTCGGCGTCTTTCTGCTCAGTTTCGTCGGGCTCGGCATCAGCATGTTCCCGTATCTGGTACCGCCGTCGATCACCATCTGGGACGCCGCCGCACCGCCGGCGAGCCAGATCTTCATGCTGGTGGGCGTCGGTATCATGGTTCCGGTCATCCTTGCGTACACCGGCTATGCCTACTGGGTGTTCCGCGGCAAGGTCGGCCACGAAGGCTATCATTGA
- a CDS encoding SDR family NAD(P)-dependent oxidoreductase — protein MTTPAQRTVIVTGAAGGIGAAIASQLARSGWRVFATMRRPVLAQHGPDALALDVTSDDSVDAAVAEVVGRTGRVDAIVNNAGVDLLGAVEETTTEEALKLFETNFFGVHRLTRAVLPIMRAQLSGRIVTIGSIAGFVPTPFNAFYCASKHALKGYCEALDYEIRPFGIRTILIEPGFIRTGLRAKKRTVADSIDAYSEIRGRAGAGFDESVSRGIDPARVAEVVQKALVAAHPKFRQLVGNDARLLNMVYHYLPGFLFKAGMNRQFGIAGR, from the coding sequence ATGACGACGCCAGCGCAACGAACGGTCATCGTCACTGGAGCGGCTGGTGGTATCGGCGCAGCGATCGCGTCGCAGCTTGCGAGGTCGGGATGGCGGGTATTCGCGACGATGCGCCGACCTGTTTTAGCGCAGCATGGGCCGGATGCTCTGGCGCTGGATGTCACCAGCGATGATAGCGTAGATGCCGCCGTCGCGGAGGTCGTGGGCCGCACCGGGCGCGTCGACGCAATCGTCAACAACGCGGGTGTCGATCTGCTCGGCGCTGTCGAGGAAACCACAACCGAGGAAGCGCTCAAGCTTTTCGAGACGAACTTTTTCGGCGTGCATCGGCTCACCCGGGCAGTGCTACCAATTATGCGTGCCCAGCTTTCGGGCCGCATCGTTACGATCGGATCGATCGCCGGATTCGTGCCAACCCCGTTCAACGCGTTCTACTGCGCCTCTAAACACGCGTTGAAGGGCTACTGCGAGGCGCTCGACTACGAGATCAGACCTTTCGGCATTCGTACGATCCTGATCGAGCCGGGATTCATCCGGACAGGTCTCCGAGCCAAGAAAAGGACGGTGGCCGACAGCATCGACGCATACAGCGAAATTCGCGGCCGCGCGGGTGCTGGGTTTGACGAGAGTGTCAGTCGTGGGATCGATCCGGCTCGTGTTGCTGAAGTGGTCCAAAAGGCGCTCGTTGCCGCTCACCCAAAGTTCCGGCAGCTGGTGGGCAATGACGCGCGGTTGCTCAACATGGTCTATCACTATTTGCCTGGCTTCCTCTTCAAAGCCGGTATGAACCGGCAGTTTGGGATTGCGGGTCGGTAA
- a CDS encoding universal stress protein, whose amino-acid sequence MTIVEIASAAKLSAAKLRLEDLVGWLRHQLITATAAPVLVIGDDATQLAQFIAEAKADPTVAGAYGYSRMRQWALGGVTRDLLLAPQQCALAVAPTNCASEIKLL is encoded by the coding sequence GTGACGATCGTCGAGATCGCCAGTGCCGCCAAATTGAGCGCAGCGAAGCTGCGGCTCGAGGATCTCGTCGGCTGGCTTCGGCATCAACTGATCACTGCTACCGCCGCGCCGGTCCTCGTCATCGGCGACGATGCGACCCAGCTAGCGCAATTCATTGCTGAGGCAAAAGCGGATCCAACCGTGGCTGGAGCCTATGGTTACAGCCGAATGCGCCAATGGGCACTGGGCGGAGTAACCCGCGACCTGCTCCTCGCGCCGCAGCAATGTGCGCTTGCTGTCGCACCAACCAATTGCGCGTCCGAAATAAAACTACTTTGA